One segment of Acidobacteriota bacterium DNA contains the following:
- a CDS encoding CPBP family glutamic-type intramembrane protease yields the protein MKSLGALLEVVAVAVGGMVLASPAIRFLGLSAEDIYGDVPHLVLYLMLETSLTLGIILILLWTGDRRLRDLGWAKRGWRKESWAGVSVVPLLFGATFLVGFLFRIFLPQYVSESNPLLEMIQDGTDLGLLLISSVVVGGIKEEVQRAFILVHFRNHLGGAVPGLILWSAFFGAGHSFQGVDFAVAAGVLGLLFGLLYLWRGHLAAPIVAHALYDVVTLLIFWGLLRS from the coding sequence GTGAAATCCTTGGGGGCGCTGTTGGAAGTGGTTGCGGTGGCTGTGGGGGGCATGGTCCTGGCATCGCCGGCGATCAGGTTCCTGGGCTTGTCCGCCGAGGACATCTACGGGGACGTCCCTCATCTCGTCCTCTATCTGATGCTGGAAACGTCGTTGACGTTGGGCATCATTCTGATCCTGTTGTGGACCGGGGACCGCCGCCTCCGGGACCTGGGATGGGCCAAACGGGGTTGGCGGAAGGAGTCGTGGGCCGGGGTGTCGGTCGTGCCTCTCCTCTTCGGCGCCACTTTTCTGGTGGGGTTCCTCTTCCGGATCTTTCTGCCCCAGTACGTCTCCGAGTCGAATCCGCTGTTGGAGATGATCCAGGACGGGACCGACCTGGGATTGCTGCTGATCAGCAGCGTTGTTGTCGGCGGGATCAAGGAAGAGGTTCAGAGAGCCTTCATCCTGGTGCACTTCCGAAACCATCTCGGAGGAGCGGTTCCGGGTTTGATCCTCTGGAGCGCATTCTTCGGAGCGGGGCATTCCTTCCAGGGCGTCGATTTCGCCGTGGCCGCGGGTGTTCTGGGGCTGCTCTTCGGTCTGCTCTATCTCTGGAGAGGACATCTGGCCGCTCCCATCGTGGCCCATGCCCTCTATGACGTGGTCACCCTCTTGATCTTCTGGGGATTGCTCCGCTCCTAG
- a CDS encoding RDD family protein: MTAGHGAGRGSVGESPSGFQRARTGQGDNRRIIGVAGRPRSGNPSRIHRQQKLKLETLPPAPPVVEPPEPAVTVTSPPREILLSRILAAILDLSLAGLIGFSFCLLASRALSLDFFSLESFRLGGVCTAGIYLFTSFFFLLGAGQTPGMYFTRLRLVSEKQQESISMLAVALWIFLYPPVTLTLVGLLWGLIDPWRRCIHDRLSGTRVVSLVEPVSAPLPE; this comes from the coding sequence GTGACCGCCGGCCACGGCGCCGGTAGGGGTTCCGTCGGGGAAAGCCCCTCGGGATTTCAGCGTGCGAGAACCGGCCAGGGCGACAACAGGCGGATCATTGGCGTCGCCGGGAGGCCGCGATCCGGAAATCCGTCCAGGATTCATCGCCAGCAGAAGCTGAAGCTGGAGACTCTGCCTCCCGCCCCGCCGGTCGTAGAGCCGCCCGAGCCCGCGGTTACGGTGACCAGCCCGCCGAGGGAGATCCTTCTGTCACGGATTCTGGCTGCGATCCTGGACCTCTCGTTGGCGGGCCTGATCGGTTTTTCTTTCTGTCTCCTGGCTTCCCGGGCACTGAGCCTCGACTTCTTTTCGCTTGAGTCGTTCCGGCTCGGAGGCGTCTGCACCGCCGGGATCTACCTCTTCACTTCCTTCTTCTTTCTCCTGGGCGCCGGACAAACGCCCGGAATGTACTTCACGCGTCTGAGGCTGGTGAGCGAGAAACAGCAGGAATCCATATCCATGTTGGCCGTCGCCCTGTGGATCTTTCTCTATCCTCCGGTGACTTTGACTCTGGTGGGACTCTTGTGGGGACTCATCGATCCTTGGAGGCGGTGCATCCACGATCGTCTGAGCGGCACGCGAGTCGTCTCATTGGTCGAGCCGGTCAGCGCTCCACTTCCCGAATGA